Proteins encoded by one window of Arachis ipaensis cultivar K30076 chromosome B04, Araip1.1, whole genome shotgun sequence:
- the LOC107635922 gene encoding lysine-specific demethylase JMJ25, translated as MLLYRSFFRNWTTGDYRKLSSFKIYGKNKMLNSEEKRNKAPRRCVVTSNKKRKIEESKDAGQTLKICHQCLKKERAAFVPCTTCRKMYCMRCIHQWYPNLTITDISLRCPLCRNNCNCNVCLRSKAIFETSTRDITCTEKVQHLVYMIKLVLPFMKQICEEQIQEQEIEAKIQGKSYYELKIPQSPSDDERIYCDHCATSIVDLHRSCPKCSFEICLNCCKEIRKGSISVLPEMKFQYVNRGFDYMHGGDPLPVSSNLESPKGHHTRVSTKWNGNSDGRVRCAPKEIGGCGHSSMVLKRVLPDGWISELEAKANEILNFFFKTEHEEALQKEAISCSNSMLRAASRDSPEDNNLYYPESNEISNEGLGLFRKHWTNGEPIIVRNVLKQGTGLSWEPMVILRALSEGLGYKINSDMSVKAIDCLATCEVEIKARMFFKGYMEGRRYVNLWPEMLKLKDWPPSNKFEDLLPHHFNEFISCLPFQEYTDLRAGVLNLAAKLPEHVIKPDMGPKTYIAYGITEELGRGDSVTNLHCDMSDAVNILTHTVEVKLTDEQHSAISKLKKAHKEQDKKEQNDQESVAEYNRELKENNEKCFIRINPKNFPNDVSAISEETRETGAALWDIFRREDTEKLGAYLRKHSKEFRHIYCSPVEEVVHPIHDQCFYLTLEHKKKLKEEYGVEAWTFEQKLVRNYLLFD; from the exons ATGCTGTTATATCGAAGTTTCTTTAGGAATTGGACAACTGGAGATTACAGGAAACTTAGTTCTTTTAAAATTTATGGAA aaaataaaatgctaAATTCAGAAGAAAAAAGGAACAAAGCGCCAAGAAGATGTGTTGTTACCtcgaacaagaaaagaaaaattgaagaatCTAAGGACGCTGGACAAACCTTGAAGATATGTCATCAGTGTTTGAAAAAGGAAAGAGCAGCATTTGTACCTTGCACTACATGTAGAAAAATGTATTGTATGCGGTGCATCCATCAATG GTATCCCAATCTGACAATAACAGATATTTCATTAAGGTGTCCCTTATGCCGTAACAACTGCAATTGCAATGTTTGCTTGCGTTCAAAGGCAATCTTTGAG ACGTCTACAAGGGACATCACATGTACTGAAAAAGTTCAGCATCTGGTTTATATGATCAAATTAGTTCTTCCATTTATGAAACAAATTTGTGAAGAACAAATTCAAGAGCAAGAGATTGAAGCTAAAATACAag GAAAATCATATTATGAGCTTAAGATACCACAATCTCCTAGCGATGACGAGCGTATCTATTG TGATCATTGTGCTACTTCAATTGTTGATCTTCACAGAAGCTGCCCCAAGTGTTCATTTGAAATTTGCCTTAATTGCTGTAAAGAAATTCGCAAAGGAAGCATTTCGGTACTGCCTGAAATGAAGTTCCAATATGTGAATAGGGGCTTTGATTATATGCATGGTGGTGACCCTTTACCAGTGTCTAGTAATTTAGAGTCTCCAAAGGGTCATCACACTAGGGTATCTACCAAATGGAATGGCAACAGTGATGGAAGGGTTAGATGTGCTCCTAAAGAAATCGGAGGTTGCGGCCACTCATCGATGGTGTTGAAGCGTGTGCTTCCAGATGGTTGGATATCTGAATTGGAAGCCAAAGCTAATGAAatcttaaatttctttttcaaaactgaaCATGAAGAAGCTCTTCAGAAGGAAGCAATTTCATGCAGCAACTCTATGCTGAGAGCAGCTTCTAGAGATAGCCCTGAAGACAACAACCTATACTATCCAGAGTCTAATGAGATATCAAATGAAGGTTTAGGCCTCTTCAGGAAGCATTGGACTAATGGTGAACCGATTATAGTTCGCAACGTTCTTAAGCAGGGGACAGGTCTGAGTTGGGAGCCAATGGTTATCTTGAGGGCACTATCTGAAGGTTTAGGTTACAAGATCAACTCAGATATGTCAGTGAAGGCTATTGATTGCTTGGCTACTTGTGAG GTTGAAATTAAAGCTCGCATGTTCTTTAAAGGTTATATGGAGGGAAGAAGATATGTTAACCTTTGGCCAGAGATGCTGAAGCTAAAGGATTGGCCTCCCTCTAACAAGTTTGAAGATCTTTTGCCGCACCACTTTAACGAGTTTATCAGTTGCTTACCATTCCAAGAGTACACTGATCTTCGAGCTGGAGTCCTCAATCTTGCTGCAAAGTTGCCAGAACATGTCATAAAGCCTGATATGGGTCCGAAAACATATATTGCTTATGGGATTACAGAAGAACTTGGCAGAGGGGATTCTGTGACTAATCTCCACTGCGACATGTCAGACGCT GTGAATATTTTGACTCACACTGTGGAAGTGAAGTTAACTGATGAACAACATTCTGCCATCTCAAAATTGAAAAAAGCACACAAAGAACAAGATAAGAAAGAGCAAAATGATCAAGAAAGTGTTGCTGAATACAACAGAGAACTGAAAGAAAATAATGAGAAGTGCTTTATTAGGATCAATCCAAAGAATTTTCCAAATGATGTATCTGCAATCTCGGAAGAAACAAGAGAAACAGGTGCTGCTCTTTGGGATATTTTCAGAAGAGAGGACACTGAAAAATTAGGAGCATATCTAAGAAAACACTCCAAAGAATTTCGACATATTTATTGTTCGCCAGTTGAAGAG GTTGTGCATCCAATTCATGATCAATGTTTCTACTTGACTTTAGAGCACAAAAAGAAGTTGAAAGAGGAATATG GTGTAGAAGCTTGGACTTTTGAACAAAAACTTGTgagaaattatttattatttgattaa
- the LOC110270872 gene encoding uncharacterized protein LOC110270872 yields the protein MEDSFRVRVDKAFGSLPLSSTSPSSLSFLWFLADDEINSTPSNQSEPKPDPTPSATSSFSSSFRVQLENDLDNLNDKDDDNEDGDAGFRRTQLKPDDYDDEQWQIRSGIGLDCTLDHEEEEDKYDKQAIGKENQGDRVYMKDIAEFSCLTPLKLLLDVVDAPLAANIDAVRAPHHQHTQRNAINLRITAKHETT from the exons ATGGAAGACAGTTTCAGAGTCCGCGTCGACAAAGCCTTCGgttctcttcctctttcttcaacctccccttcttctctctcctttctctggTTCCTCGCCGACGACGAAATCAACTCCACACCCTCCAACCAATCCGAACCTAAACCCGACCCTACACCCTCCGCAACCTCCTCTTTTTCTTCCAGCTTCCGGGTTCAGCTAGAGAATGACCTCGATAATCTCAACGACAAAGACGACGATAACGAAGATGGTGACGCGGGGTTTCGTCGTACTCAGCTCAAACCCGACGATTACGACGATGAACAGTGGCAAATTAGGTCTGGTATTGGCCTCGATTGCACCCTTGATCACGAG GAAGAGGAAGATAAATATGATAAACAAGCAATTGGGAAAGAGAACCAGGGGGATCGAGTTTATATGAAGGATATAGCTGAATTTTCTTGTCTTACTCCGCTGAAGCTTCTTCTTGACGTTGTTGATGCTCCATTAGCAGCCAATATTGATGCAGTTAGAGCTCCTCACCACCAACATACACAAAGAAATGCAATCAATTTAAGGATTACGGCCAAACACGAAACGACGTAG